Part of the Propioniciclava sp. MC1595 genome is shown below.
TCCGCAGCGCCGAGAACACGGTGATGGTGCCCGAGGTGCTGAACGACGTGACCCTCTACCACAACCGCGGGGATTCAACCTGGAGCGGCGAATCGGTCACGTTCGGCGACTTCGTGGGCCTGGACGACCTGATGACCGAGGATCCGGTCGTCGTCGACACGATGATCGAGATCTACAAGACCTGGGTCGACCTGGGCATCGACGGCTACCGCATCGACACCGCCAAGCACGTCAACTTCGAGTTCTGGCAGGAGTTCACCACCGCGGTGAACGCGCACGCGGTGGCCGCCGGGAACCCGGACTTCTTCATGTTCGGCGAGGTCTACGACGCCGACGCGCGCCTGCTGTCGCCCTACGTCCGCGACACCGAAATGACCAGCGTCCTCGACTTCGCCTTCCAGTCCTCGGCGCTCACCTATGCCAAGGGCCTGCGCGCGGACGGGCTCACCAAGCTCTTCGCGGCCGACGACTACTACACGACCGACCACTCGTCGGCGTCCGCTCTGCCGACGTTCCTCGGCAACCACGACATGGGCCGCGTCGGCCGCCTGCTCCAGGGAGCGGGCTCCGAGTTGGAGCGCTCCGAGATCGCGCACTCCCTCATGTACCTCACCCGCGGCCAGCCGGTCGTCTACTACGGCGACGAGCAGGGCTTCGTGGGTGACGGCAATGACAAGGACGCCCGCGAGGACATGATGGCCTCGCAGACCGCGTCCTACCTCGACAACGTCCTCCTCGACGGTTCCGCCTACGGCGCCGGGTCGCACTTCGACACCGACGCCCCGCTGTACCGGCACATCGCCGCCCTGGCCGCCCTGCGTGACGGCAACAAGGCGCTCGACACCGGCGCCCAGGTCGAGCTGTACGCGGCCGACGGCCCGGGCGTCTATGCCTTCGCGCGCGTCGACCGCACCGAGAAGGTCGAGTACGTGGTGGCGATCAACAACACCGACGCGGCGGCCGAGGCGTCCTTCGCGACCCTCACCCCGGGGGCCACCTACGCGCCCGTGTTCGGCGGCGCGGCCTCGACCACGGCGGCCGCCGACGGCACCGTGTCCCTCACCGTGCCCGCGCTGTCCGCGGTCGTCCTGAAGGCCGACCGTCCGGTCGCGGACGCCGGCGACGCCCAGGCGATCGCGCTGGCGGCCGGCGCCATGGACGACAAGGGCCTGGTCCCGGTCACCGCCGACATCGCTGACGACCGCTGGGCCGAGACGTCCTTCGCCCACCGCGCCGTCGGCGCGGCCGACTACGTCGCGCTCGGCACCGCCGAGGACGACACCCCGCGCGTGTTCGCCGACTTCGGCGACCTCCCTCGCGGCACCGCCCTCGAGTTGCGCGCGGTCTCCGTGGACGCGGACGGCTCAGCGGTCGCCACCTCCACCCTGTACGTGGTCGGCACCGACCTCGCCGGCGTCGCGCCCGAGCCGGAGCCCGAGCCGGCCCCCACCTCCGGCCGCACCGACCTGATGGTCACCATCCCCGGCGACCTCAACAGCGAGCTGGGTTGCCCCAATGACTGGCAGCCCGACTGCACGGCCATCCAGTTGGTCCACCGCGGCAACGGCGTGTACTCGAACACCTTCACCGTCCCGGCCGGCACCTGGCAGTACAAGATCGCCATCGGCGGCAGTTGGGACGAGAACTACGGCACGGGCGGCGTCCCCGGTGGTGACAACGCCACGTTCACCCTTGAGCAGGACCAGGCGGTGACGTTCGTCTACGACGACGCCACCAAGTGGTTCACCTCCAGCGCCCAGGGCCCGCTGGTCACCCTGCCCGGCTCGTTCCAGGACGAGGTCGGCTGTCCGGGGGACTGGCAGCCCGACTGCGTGGTCACCTCCCTGCAGGACCCCGACGGGGACGGCACCTACACCTGGACGACGTCGGCGATCCCGGCCGGCTCCTACGAGGTCAAGGTCGCGCACAACCTGGGCTGGGACGAGAACTACGGCGTGGGGGGCGCGCCCGGCGGCCCGAACTACGCGTTCTCCTCGCCGGGCGGCAAGCCGATCACCTTCACCTATGACATCGCGACGCACATCCTGACCGTCGAGGTCACCGACCCGGCGTTGCCGGGCGCCGGCCAGTTCCTCGGGCACTGGATCGACGCGAACACCGTGGCGTGGCCGGCCAACCTCGCGCCCGACCCGGCCGACACCATGTGGCAGCTCTGGGGCGACGCGGACGGCGGCCTCGTCCTGGCCGACGGCAAGGTTTCGGGCGGGACCGGCGAGACGGCAACCCTGCTCGGCACCCTGGCCTACGATCCGACGGGCCTCACGGCGGCCCAGCTGGAGAATCGCAAGCACCTGTCCGGCTTCCTCGCGCTGAGGCTGAGCCTCGCCGACGGCGTGACGATCGGGGACGTGCTCACCGGCCAGGTGATGGTTCTGCAGGCCGCCAAGGCCGGAACGCCGCAGGTGTTCACCGGGCTGCAGATCCCGGGCGTCCTCGACGACCTCTACGCCGAGTCGGCCCGGCAGGCCGACCTTGGGGTGACGTTCGACGGTGACGTCCCGACCCTGCGCGTGTGGGCCCCGACGGCCCGCACCGTGGCGCTCGAGCTGTTCGACGGCCTCGACGCCTCGACCACCCCCACCACCGTCCCGATGACGCGCGCCGCCGATGGCACCTGGAGCGTCACCGGCACGGCCGGGTGGGAGAACCGCGCCTACCGCTACGCCGTCGAGGTCTACGCACCATCCACCGGGGAGGTGGTGACGAACAGCGTCACCGATCCCTACTCGGTCGGCCTGACCCTGAATTCCACGGCGTCCGTCGTGCTCGACCTGAGCGACCCGGCCTGGGCGCCGGCCCTCTGGAAGGACACCGAGTCCCCGCAGATCGACCAGTTCGTCGACCGGACGATCTACGAGCTTCACATCCGCGACTTCTCCGTTTCGGACGAGACCGTCCCGGAGAACCTGCGCGGCACGTACGCCGCCTTCGCCCTCGAGGGTACGGACGGCATCACCCGGCTGGGTGAGCTCGCCGACGCCGGCATGAACACGATCCACCTGCTGCCGAGCTTCGACATCGCCACGATCGAGGAGGACCGGGCCGCCCAGGCGGTGCCGGCCATCCCGACCGATGCGGCGCCGGACTCCGAGGCGCAGCAGGCGGCCGTGACCACCGTGGCGGACGCCGACGGCTTCAACTGGGGCTACGACCCGTTCCACTTCAACGCGCCGGAGGGCTCCTACGCCTCGGCCGGCAACCAGGACGGCGGGGCCCGCACGGCCGAGTTCCGTTCCATGGTGGGCGGACTGCACCGGACCGGTTACCAGGTGGTGCTGGACGAGGTCTTCAACCACACCGCCCAGTCCGGGCAGGGTGACAAGTCGGTGCTCGACCAGGTCGTGCCCGGCTACTACCACCGCCTGTCGCTGGCCGGCTCGGTCGAGACCTCGACGTGCTGCCAGAACGTGGCCACCGAACACGAGATGGCCGAGCAGCTCATGGTCGACTCCGTCGTGACGTGGGCCCGGGACTACCGCGTCGACGGCTTCCGGTTCGACCTGATGGGCCACCACTCGTTCGACAACATGGTGACCGTGCGCGCCGCCCTCGACGAGCTCACGCTGGCCGACGACGGGGTGGACGGCAAGACCATCTACCTCTACGGCGAGGGGTGGAACTTCGGCGAGGTGGCCGACAACGCCCGGTTCACCCAGGCGACGCAGGGCCAGCTGGACGGCACCCACATCGGCGCCTTCAACGACCGGCTCCGGGACGCCGTCCATGGCGGCGGCCCCTTCGACGAGAACAAGGCGGAGCTCCAGGGCTTCGGCACCGGTCTCTACACCGACCCGAACGGCGTGACCGTCGAGACGCCCGAGCAACAGCTGGCCAACCTCCGGCACGACCAGGACCTGATCCGGCTCGGGATGGCCGGCAACCTCGAGGACTACGCCTTCGAGACGTCCGCGGGTGAGGTGCGGACCGGCGCCGAGCTCGACTACAACGGCTCGCCGGCCGGTTACGCCACGGAGCCTGACGAGTCGGTCAACTACGTGGACGCCCACGACAACGAGACGCTGTACGACCTGGGAATCTGGAAGCTGCCGAAGGATACGCCGATGGCCGACCGGGTGCGGATGAACACCGTGTCGCTTGGCACGGTGGCGCTCGGCCAGTCCCCGGCGTTCTGGCACGCGGGCACCGACCTGCTGCGCAGCAAGTCGCTGGATCGGAACTCCTACAACTCCGGCGACTGGTTCAACCACCTCGACTGGTCGATGCAGGACAACAACTTCGGCGTCGGCCTGCCGCCCGAGCCGGACAACGGCTCGAAGTGGGACGCCATGCGTCCGCTGCTGGCCGACCCGGCACTCAAGCCGGCCCCGACCGACATCGCGAAGTCCCACGACGCCGCGCTGGAGTTGCTGAAGCTGCGATCCACCAACCCGCTGCTCACGCTGGGCTCCGCGGAGCTCATCAAGGGGCGGGTCACGTTCCCGAACGCAGGTGCCGACCAGACGGCCGGCCTCATCGTGATGCACGTGGCCGACCCGGCCGGTGCAGGTGACCTCGACCCGGCCAAGGAGAGCGTGCTGGTTGCGTTCAACGCGTCGCCGGCCACCATCACCGAGGCCATCGACGGCCTGGCCGGGGTCGAGTACGTGCTCGACCCGGTGCTCATCGACGGCGTTCGGGACGACCCCGTCCTGGCCACCACGGCCTGGGACGCGGCCAGCGGCACGCTGACCGTCCCGGCCCGCTCGGTCGTCGTTCTCAATGAGAACGCCGCGCCGCAGGTGACCCCGACCCCGACGCCGGAGCCCTCGGTGACCCCGACCCCGACTCCGGCCCCCGGCCCGTCGGCGACGCCGCCGGTCCCCCCGACCACCTCTCCGGCCCCGGACCCCCAGCCGACCCCGTGGAAGCCGGGTGACCGCCTCCCGCAGACGGGCACCGGCGCCGAGCTGTGGTTGGTGGCAGGCGGTGTCCTGCTGGTGGTCGCCGGTACGACGGTCCTCATCGCCCGGCGGCGGCTGATGCGCTGAGCCGGACAAGGAAAGGGCACGCCCAACATGGGGCGGGCCCGGGGGGCGTCAGGGGCGCCTGGGCTGCTGGCGCCTCTCCTCGTCTGCGGGGGGACGCGGGTCGCCGCCGTCCGCGCCGGTGCTCGGCGGCCTGTTCGGGGCGATCGGGTCGGTGATCCCGTGCTCGGGCTTCCTCTGTTCGATCGGCAACGCCATCCTCGGTGCCGGCGTGGGCGTGCTGGCGTCGGCGGTCATCGCCGCCGTCGTCGCCCGCCGTCACGGCGTGCGCTGGTGGTACACACCCATCGCCTACGGCCTCCCGGTGCTGGCCGTCGCCGGCCAGTCGAGGCTCGACGGTGTGACCGGCGACGGCCTCGGGACGGCGCTGTGGGTCCTGGCGATCGTTGCGCCGGTGCTGGCGCTCGCCGTGGCCGGGCCGATGCGGGTCTGGGTGCGGGTGTTGTTGGTGGCCCTCCTCGCCGTCGCCGTGGTGGTCGTGCCGGTGCTCGACGAGGCGGCCAACGCCCGCGATCGTGACCGACAGCGTCGCACCGTCGTCGCCACGTGGCGCAACCTCGACGTGCCGGTCTACGCACCCGTCGGCCGGGCCGACATCACCGTGAACGCACTGGGGTTCTCGACCCAGCTGGGCGCCGGACAGGAGGCCTGGTACGACATGGCCCAACCCGGGCTGGCCGGTGAGGCGCGGGTGTGGCTGGAGACCGGGCCCGACGCCACGTCCCAGTGCGACGGGGCCCACGCACCCCACGACCTCGGCGACGGCGTCGTGGTGCTGGGCGACCCCGCTGACCCGACCACCATCTGCCGCACGATGGGTGACGCGAAGCTCACCCTGTGGCAGGACGGCTCCTCCGGGGACTGGACCGGCGCGCGCCTCGTCGACCTGGCCCGCGACCTCGAGGCCACCGACACCCAGTGGCTCGAGCAGCACCTGCGCGGTCGCTGAATGGGAGACCGCGCCCCGCTGACGTAGACTCGACCCTCGCCATGACTGCTACCGCCACGCCGCGCACGTACGAGGTCATCACGTACGGCTGCCAGATGAATGTCCACGACTCCGAGCGCATCTCCGGGCTGCTCGAGGACGCGGGCTACGCGCGCGCCCCCGAGGGCGACCAGGCCGACATCGTCGTGTTCAACACCTGTGCCGTGCGCGAGAACGCCGACAACCGACTCTACGGCAACCTCGGCCACCTCGCCCCGGTCAAGGCGAAGACCCCCGGCATGCAGATCGCCGTCGGCGGATGCATGGCGCAGAAGGACCGCGACACGGTCGTCAAGAAGGCCCCGTGGGTCGATGTCGTGTTCGGCACCCACAACATCGGCTCGCTGCCCGTGCTGCTCGAGCGCGCCCGCATCGAGCAGGCCAGCCAGGTCGAGATCGAGGAGGCGCTGACCCGCTTCCCGTCGACGCTGCCCACCCGCCGCGAGTCGCCGTACGCCGCGTGGGTGTCGATCTCGGTGGGCTGCAACAACACCTGCACGTTCTGCATCGTCCCGGCCCTGCGCGGCAAGGAGACCGACCGGCGGCCCGGCGACATCCTCGCCGAGGTGCGGGCGCTGGTCGACGAGGGCGTCCAGGAGATCACGCTGCTCGGCCAGAACGTGAACTCCTACGGCGTCGAGTTCGGCGACCGCCTCGCGTTCGGCAAGCTGCTGCGCGCCTGCGGCGAGGTCGAGGGGCTGGAGCGCGTCCGCTTCACCAGCCCCCACCCGGCCGCGTTCACCGACGACGTCATCGCCGCCATGGCCGAGACCCACAACGTCATGCCGAGCCTGCACATGCCGCTGCAGTCGGGCTCCGACGCCGTGTTGCGGGCGATGCGCCGGTCGTACCGGTCGGAGAAGTTCCTCGGCATCCTCGACCGCGTGCGCGCCGCGATGCCCGAGGCCGCCATCACCACCGACATCATCGTCGGCTTCCCCGGCGAGACCGACGAGGACTTCGAGCGCACCCTCGAGGTCGTCCGCGCCTCCCGGTTCGCGGCCGCGTTCACGTTCCAGTACTCGATCCGGCCCGGCACGCCCGCGGCCACGATGCCCGACCAGGTGCCCAAGGCCGTCGTCCAGGAGCGCTACGAGCGCTTGGTCGACCTGGTCGGCGAGATCACCTGGGCGGAGAACAACAAGCTCGTCGGCCGGACCGTCGAGGTCATGTTCGCCGAGGGCGAGGGCCGCAAGGACGCCGCGACCCACCGCCTCTCGGGCCGCGCCCGCGACAACCGACTCGTGCACGTCACGATCCCCGAGGGCATGGACGCCCCGCGCCCCGGTGACCTCGCCGACGTCGAGATCACCTACGCCGCGCCGCACCACCTCAACGCCGACGGCGCCGTGACCAACCTGCGCCGCACGCGCGGCGGCGACGCCTGGGCCCGCTGGCAGGGCGCACCCGCGGCGTCCACCCCCGGCGTCGGGCTGGGCATGCCGCTGCGCCGCCCCGAGCCGATGCCGCCAGCGGTCGCGGGCTGCAGCGCGACCTGACCCGGGCAGCACTCAGGGCCACCCCCAGCGGGGATGGCCCTGAGCGAGATGCTTGCGTCTTGGACGGACGGGGCAAGGGCCGCCGGATCCGAGAAGGGCGGCAGGTCAGGCCTGCGGCTGCTCCGGTGCGTCGTTGGGCGAACCGATGTTGT
Proteins encoded:
- the pulA gene encoding pullulanase-type alpha-1,6-glucosidase, translated to MRTPSSRITGRLLSLVVSLALALTGAIGLGAVVAPTASGATTSVTLVGSLQSELGCAEDWAPACTATNLSDADGDGVWTGDFTVPAGTWEFKVALNGTWDEAYGDEGGNYPLSLAAATELTFSFDDATDKISLAAPGLPGGYDAATDADLVSAPVRELGEGESFYFVLTDRFDNGDPANDDGGLTGDRMTTGFDPTDKGFYHGGDIAGLKRQLDYIEGLGSTAIWLTPSFKNNPVQGTGADASAGYHGYWVTDFTQIDPHLGTNAELKDLIAAAHDRGIKVYFDIIANHTADLIDYAEKEYTYIDTATSPYKDVDGNIVNVSELAGQADFPDFHPDTRSFPRTPVRSAENTVMVPEVLNDVTLYHNRGDSTWSGESVTFGDFVGLDDLMTEDPVVVDTMIEIYKTWVDLGIDGYRIDTAKHVNFEFWQEFTTAVNAHAVAAGNPDFFMFGEVYDADARLLSPYVRDTEMTSVLDFAFQSSALTYAKGLRADGLTKLFAADDYYTTDHSSASALPTFLGNHDMGRVGRLLQGAGSELERSEIAHSLMYLTRGQPVVYYGDEQGFVGDGNDKDAREDMMASQTASYLDNVLLDGSAYGAGSHFDTDAPLYRHIAALAALRDGNKALDTGAQVELYAADGPGVYAFARVDRTEKVEYVVAINNTDAAAEASFATLTPGATYAPVFGGAASTTAAADGTVSLTVPALSAVVLKADRPVADAGDAQAIALAAGAMDDKGLVPVTADIADDRWAETSFAHRAVGAADYVALGTAEDDTPRVFADFGDLPRGTALELRAVSVDADGSAVATSTLYVVGTDLAGVAPEPEPEPAPTSGRTDLMVTIPGDLNSELGCPNDWQPDCTAIQLVHRGNGVYSNTFTVPAGTWQYKIAIGGSWDENYGTGGVPGGDNATFTLEQDQAVTFVYDDATKWFTSSAQGPLVTLPGSFQDEVGCPGDWQPDCVVTSLQDPDGDGTYTWTTSAIPAGSYEVKVAHNLGWDENYGVGGAPGGPNYAFSSPGGKPITFTYDIATHILTVEVTDPALPGAGQFLGHWIDANTVAWPANLAPDPADTMWQLWGDADGGLVLADGKVSGGTGETATLLGTLAYDPTGLTAAQLENRKHLSGFLALRLSLADGVTIGDVLTGQVMVLQAAKAGTPQVFTGLQIPGVLDDLYAESARQADLGVTFDGDVPTLRVWAPTARTVALELFDGLDASTTPTTVPMTRAADGTWSVTGTAGWENRAYRYAVEVYAPSTGEVVTNSVTDPYSVGLTLNSTASVVLDLSDPAWAPALWKDTESPQIDQFVDRTIYELHIRDFSVSDETVPENLRGTYAAFALEGTDGITRLGELADAGMNTIHLLPSFDIATIEEDRAAQAVPAIPTDAAPDSEAQQAAVTTVADADGFNWGYDPFHFNAPEGSYASAGNQDGGARTAEFRSMVGGLHRTGYQVVLDEVFNHTAQSGQGDKSVLDQVVPGYYHRLSLAGSVETSTCCQNVATEHEMAEQLMVDSVVTWARDYRVDGFRFDLMGHHSFDNMVTVRAALDELTLADDGVDGKTIYLYGEGWNFGEVADNARFTQATQGQLDGTHIGAFNDRLRDAVHGGGPFDENKAELQGFGTGLYTDPNGVTVETPEQQLANLRHDQDLIRLGMAGNLEDYAFETSAGEVRTGAELDYNGSPAGYATEPDESVNYVDAHDNETLYDLGIWKLPKDTPMADRVRMNTVSLGTVALGQSPAFWHAGTDLLRSKSLDRNSYNSGDWFNHLDWSMQDNNFGVGLPPEPDNGSKWDAMRPLLADPALKPAPTDIAKSHDAALELLKLRSTNPLLTLGSAELIKGRVTFPNAGADQTAGLIVMHVADPAGAGDLDPAKESVLVAFNASPATITEAIDGLAGVEYVLDPVLIDGVRDDPVLATTAWDAASGTLTVPARSVVVLNENAAPQVTPTPTPEPSVTPTPTPAPGPSATPPVPPTTSPAPDPQPTPWKPGDRLPQTGTGAELWLVAGGVLLVVAGTTVLIARRRLMR
- the miaB gene encoding tRNA (N6-isopentenyl adenosine(37)-C2)-methylthiotransferase MiaB, whose translation is MTATATPRTYEVITYGCQMNVHDSERISGLLEDAGYARAPEGDQADIVVFNTCAVRENADNRLYGNLGHLAPVKAKTPGMQIAVGGCMAQKDRDTVVKKAPWVDVVFGTHNIGSLPVLLERARIEQASQVEIEEALTRFPSTLPTRRESPYAAWVSISVGCNNTCTFCIVPALRGKETDRRPGDILAEVRALVDEGVQEITLLGQNVNSYGVEFGDRLAFGKLLRACGEVEGLERVRFTSPHPAAFTDDVIAAMAETHNVMPSLHMPLQSGSDAVLRAMRRSYRSEKFLGILDRVRAAMPEAAITTDIIVGFPGETDEDFERTLEVVRASRFAAAFTFQYSIRPGTPAATMPDQVPKAVVQERYERLVDLVGEITWAENNKLVGRTVEVMFAEGEGRKDAATHRLSGRARDNRLVHVTIPEGMDAPRPGDLADVEITYAAPHHLNADGAVTNLRRTRGGDAWARWQGAPAASTPGVGLGMPLRRPEPMPPAVAGCSAT